A single region of the Candidatus Protochlamydia amoebophila UWE25 genome encodes:
- a CDS encoding ribonuclease HII yields the protein MPDLISTEELTRLEHMIVYEKRAFSQGYQLIAGIDEAGRGPLAGPVVAAACILPKGLLVPQINDSKKLSPKVRERLFERLTTDSAVRYGIGIIGQAEIDRVNIYQATILAMLMAIQQLPVTPDYVLVDGMNLPHPDLPCLKIIKGDQLSQSIAAASIIAKETRDRLMCQYHREWPGYGFNQHKGYATELHLEALFKQGPCPIHRRSFDPIKSMLEVEIADDF from the coding sequence ATGCCTGATTTAATTTCAACAGAAGAGTTAACTCGCTTAGAACACATGATTGTGTATGAAAAGCGAGCTTTTTCGCAAGGGTATCAACTGATTGCAGGAATTGATGAAGCGGGAAGAGGGCCTTTAGCTGGTCCTGTCGTTGCCGCTGCTTGTATTCTCCCTAAAGGGCTTCTGGTGCCTCAGATAAATGATAGTAAAAAATTATCTCCAAAGGTTAGAGAACGTCTATTTGAACGTTTAACAACCGATTCTGCAGTTCGATATGGAATAGGCATTATTGGTCAAGCGGAGATAGATCGAGTAAATATTTATCAAGCCACTATTCTAGCTATGTTAATGGCTATTCAACAGCTTCCTGTTACACCTGATTATGTATTAGTAGATGGAATGAATTTGCCCCATCCGGATTTACCCTGCCTCAAAATTATCAAAGGAGATCAACTCTCTCAATCGATTGCGGCTGCTTCAATCATTGCCAAAGAAACCAGAGATCGATTGATGTGTCAATATCATCGAGAATGGCCTGGTTATGGATTTAACCAACATAAAGGATATGCCACTGAGCTTCATTTAGAAGCTTTATTTAAACAAGGCCCCTGCCCCATCCATCGTCGTTCCTTTGATCCCATTAAATCCATGCTTGAAGTCGAAATAGCTGATGATTTTTAA
- the rplS gene encoding 50S ribosomal protein L19 yields MSRSAIIEKLQNEQMKKDITPFRIGDTVRVHIRIIEGDKERTQVFAGTVIARKGQGLSETFSVHRVAYGEGMERVFMLHSPRIAKIEVIKEGDVRRSKLYYLRGTSGKASKVKARLGARRSSNAVTKQIVSAE; encoded by the coding sequence ATGAGTCGATCTGCTATCATAGAAAAATTGCAAAACGAACAAATGAAAAAGGATATTACTCCTTTCCGCATTGGCGATACAGTTCGTGTGCACATTCGCATTATTGAAGGCGATAAAGAAAGAACACAGGTTTTTGCCGGGACAGTCATTGCTCGCAAAGGACAAGGCCTTTCTGAAACATTTTCTGTTCACCGTGTTGCTTACGGCGAAGGAATGGAACGGGTGTTTATGTTACATAGCCCTCGTATTGCAAAAATTGAAGTTATTAAAGAAGGTGATGTTCGTCGTAGCAAACTTTATTATTTGCGCGGAACATCTGGTAAAGCCTCTAAAGTTAAGGCTCGGCTTGGAGCTCGTCGTTCAAGCAACGCTGTGACTAAACAAATCGTGAGCGCAGAATAA
- a CDS encoding YicC/YloC family endoribonuclease, whose translation MLKSMTAFGRATFNTEMGHFTVEIQSVNRKFLEINVSLPPELSYFDVEIKKWIHPFITRGQVSVKITASFEGKSPFIIVPNLALARQMKAAWEEIARETGFEMDEIKLSLLSKADDILLFEENRSEEDAYRRILRQVLDQALTSFIQMKSHEGAVLQGDILARAEKIRRAIKMIEERSPFATKKYREKLLARLEEILPGQIENEERILREIALFAEKIDVVEEIVRFDCHLTRFEERVQSADASVGKTLEFILQELGREVNTVGSKSSDIEIAKLVIDIKSELERIREQIQNIE comes from the coding sequence ATGCTTAAAAGTATGACTGCCTTTGGGCGAGCCACATTTAATACGGAAATGGGGCATTTTACTGTTGAAATTCAATCCGTCAATCGGAAGTTTTTAGAAATTAATGTCTCTCTTCCTCCAGAATTAAGCTATTTTGATGTAGAAATAAAAAAATGGATACATCCTTTTATTACTAGAGGTCAGGTCTCTGTCAAAATTACTGCTTCATTTGAAGGAAAATCGCCTTTTATCATTGTCCCTAATTTAGCTTTGGCAAGGCAAATGAAAGCGGCTTGGGAAGAAATCGCTCGTGAGACAGGATTTGAGATGGATGAAATCAAACTTTCTCTTTTATCTAAAGCGGATGATATTCTTCTTTTTGAAGAAAACCGTTCAGAAGAAGATGCTTATCGGCGTATTTTAAGGCAGGTCCTGGATCAGGCCTTAACAAGTTTTATCCAAATGAAATCCCATGAAGGGGCTGTTTTACAAGGGGATATTTTAGCTAGGGCAGAAAAGATTCGGCGAGCAATCAAAATGATTGAAGAAAGAAGCCCTTTTGCAACTAAAAAATATCGCGAAAAGTTGCTAGCCCGTTTGGAAGAAATTTTGCCTGGTCAAATCGAAAATGAAGAACGCATTTTGAGAGAAATTGCTTTATTTGCTGAGAAAATTGACGTGGTGGAGGAAATTGTTCGTTTTGACTGCCATCTCACAAGGTTTGAGGAGCGCGTTCAATCGGCTGATGCGAGTGTGGGAAAAACACTGGAGTTTATTTTGCAAGAACTTGGACGAGAAGTTAATACCGTTGGGAGTAAGTCTTCTGACATAGAAATTGCTAAATTAGTCATTGATATCAAGAGTGAATTAGAACGAATCCGTGAGCAAATTCAAAATATCGAATAG
- the trmD gene encoding tRNA (guanosine(37)-N1)-methyltransferase TrmD, with protein sequence MIVDILSLFPGYFKGPFDESILKRAQEKGLLTIRLTDIRDFADNRFHRVDDRPYGGGPGMVMMPQPVTMAIQHVKTPEAKVIYLSPQGRTLNAVKCRQLALEKHLILLCGHYEGIDQRVLDEEVDEEISIGDYVLTNGCLAAIVLLDAFSRFIPGVLGHPSAAAEDSFEGGLLDYPHYTRPEVFQGCSVPNVLLSGNHQEIAKWRHEQALKKTQEIRPDLLA encoded by the coding sequence GTGATCGTTGATATTTTGTCTCTTTTCCCAGGGTATTTTAAAGGGCCTTTCGATGAAAGTATCCTTAAACGGGCCCAAGAAAAGGGACTATTAACGATTCGCTTAACTGATATACGGGATTTTGCTGATAATCGCTTTCATCGCGTAGACGATAGACCTTATGGAGGTGGGCCTGGAATGGTCATGATGCCGCAGCCAGTTACAATGGCCATTCAACATGTGAAAACTCCAGAAGCGAAAGTCATTTATTTGTCCCCCCAAGGGAGAACATTAAATGCAGTTAAATGTCGACAACTAGCCTTGGAAAAGCATCTTATTCTTTTATGTGGTCACTATGAAGGAATAGATCAGCGCGTTTTAGATGAAGAAGTAGACGAAGAAATTAGTATTGGAGATTACGTCTTGACTAACGGTTGTTTAGCAGCTATTGTTCTTCTAGATGCTTTTTCCCGCTTTATTCCAGGTGTATTAGGCCATCCTTCAGCGGCAGCAGAAGATTCTTTTGAAGGAGGGTTATTAGATTATCCTCACTACACAAGACCCGAAGTTTTTCAAGGGTGTTCTGTACCAAATGTTTTGTTAAGTGGGAATCATCAAGAAATTGCCAAGTGGCGTCATGAGCAAGCGCTAAAAAAGACGCAAGAGATAAGACCAGATTTGCTTGCTTAA
- the ffh gene encoding signal recognition particle protein — MLGSLTTQLQNVFSKLSGKKRLTEENISDAVNEVRLALLEADVNYGVTKTLVKRLKEQSLGEQVIKSVTPGQQFIKIVHDELVALMGGEEATLHLEGKPAVIMLCGLQGAGKTTHCAKLAKYLKKKGLCKNPLLAACDLQRPAAVEQLKTLGQQIHVPVFTIVGEKDPVRIAKDALKHAQEAQHDLLIVDTAGRLHVDNELMTQLEKIKEVLNPGEILFVANATTGQDAVNVATEFSKRIEVSGTILTMLDGNARGGAAISIREVTGKPLKFEGIGEKVDDLQLFNPNSMADRILGMGDTINLVKKAQEHINEEEAQKLEQKIRSATFTYDDYLKQIQTVKKMGSIKSLLGMLPGMNQFPAMDFDEKEFFKVEAMILSMTREERTEKSELTTSRRKRLAQGSGTKIEDVNKLVKSFKQAKQFFKNMPNMKQLEKMMGGSLWR; from the coding sequence ATGCTAGGATCGTTAACAACACAATTACAAAATGTTTTTTCAAAGTTGAGCGGGAAAAAGCGTTTGACTGAAGAAAATATTTCTGATGCTGTTAACGAAGTTCGATTAGCGTTATTAGAAGCAGATGTTAACTATGGAGTCACTAAAACGCTGGTCAAGAGACTCAAAGAACAGTCTTTGGGAGAGCAAGTTATCAAATCTGTCACACCTGGGCAACAGTTTATTAAAATTGTGCATGATGAGCTAGTGGCTTTAATGGGTGGTGAAGAAGCGACGCTTCATTTAGAAGGAAAACCTGCTGTCATTATGTTATGTGGTTTACAAGGAGCAGGTAAAACGACTCATTGTGCTAAATTAGCGAAATATCTGAAAAAAAAGGGATTATGTAAAAATCCTCTCTTGGCAGCTTGTGACTTACAAAGGCCTGCAGCTGTTGAACAATTAAAAACTTTAGGGCAACAAATTCATGTCCCTGTTTTTACAATTGTGGGCGAAAAAGATCCTGTCCGCATTGCAAAAGATGCTTTAAAGCATGCACAAGAAGCACAGCATGATCTTCTGATTGTGGATACGGCTGGTCGGCTGCATGTCGACAATGAGTTGATGACACAATTAGAAAAAATAAAAGAAGTTTTAAATCCAGGTGAGATACTTTTCGTTGCTAATGCGACAACTGGGCAAGATGCCGTTAATGTTGCAACAGAGTTTAGTAAACGAATAGAAGTATCTGGAACAATTTTGACTATGTTAGATGGTAATGCCCGAGGAGGAGCTGCGATATCCATTCGAGAAGTAACGGGAAAACCGTTAAAATTCGAAGGGATTGGCGAGAAAGTTGATGATCTTCAATTATTCAATCCTAATTCGATGGCTGATCGTATTTTAGGAATGGGTGATACCATTAATTTAGTCAAAAAAGCTCAAGAACATATTAACGAAGAAGAAGCTCAAAAGCTCGAACAAAAAATTCGTTCGGCAACTTTTACTTATGATGATTATTTGAAACAAATTCAAACAGTCAAAAAGATGGGCTCTATCAAAAGTTTATTGGGTATGCTACCTGGAATGAATCAATTTCCTGCAATGGATTTTGATGAGAAAGAATTTTTTAAAGTTGAAGCGATGATCTTGTCCATGACTCGTGAAGAGAGGACGGAAAAAAGTGAATTAACAACCTCGAGACGTAAGCGCCTTGCTCAAGGAAGTGGAACTAAAATTGAAGATGTTAATAAACTAGTTAAATCGTTTAAACAAGCGAAGCAATTTTTTAAAAATATGCCAAATATGAAACAATTAGAAAAGATGATGGGAGGATCCCTATGGCGTTAA
- the rpsP gene encoding 30S ribosomal protein S16, with amino-acid sequence MALKIRLRQHGRTNRSFFRLVVTDARSPRDGKYVEALGWYNPVEAEDDKKLFFKADRIQHWLNLGAELTESAASLIKKTSPEIIRAQTEKKLNSLAKAATKRKKKD; translated from the coding sequence ATGGCGTTAAAAATTAGACTGCGACAGCATGGTCGCACAAATCGTTCATTCTTTCGTTTAGTTGTGACCGATGCTCGTTCACCAAGAGATGGAAAGTATGTCGAAGCCCTCGGTTGGTACAATCCAGTCGAAGCTGAAGATGATAAGAAATTATTTTTTAAAGCTGATCGTATTCAGCATTGGCTTAATTTAGGAGCTGAATTAACAGAAAGTGCTGCTTCTTTGATTAAGAAAACTTCTCCAGAAATTATTCGTGCTCAAACAGAGAAAAAATTAAACTCTCTCGCAAAGGCAGCAACAAAACGAAAAAAAAAGGACTAA
- the prmC gene encoding peptide chain release factor N(5)-glutamine methyltransferase, which yields MTSILEGLTFLTHELAKKDKSLAKREAQDLLGSILKCDRSTLYTRHSQDLSLEEWQTCQNYLKRRMKGEPLAYIQGSIDFYGCSIQVNPFVLIPRQETEILVDKISTYLSHQKKLSGKILWDLCSGSGCIGIALKKKFPQLHVISSDLSSAALSLARSNAQDNQVEVEFLQGDLLEPFEGRRAHFIICNPPYISEAEFKDLDLEVKEFEPKMALVGGETGLEIYQRLAEILPNYLYPHAKIWFEIGYKQGDSLKKIFKSSYWKRAFLENDWAGHHRFFFLENE from the coding sequence ATGACCTCTATTTTGGAGGGACTAACATTTTTAACGCACGAATTAGCAAAAAAAGATAAAAGCCTAGCTAAGCGAGAAGCTCAAGATTTACTTGGCTCTATTCTCAAATGCGATCGTTCAACTCTTTATACTCGGCATTCTCAAGACTTGAGTTTAGAGGAATGGCAGACTTGTCAAAATTATTTAAAAAGACGCATGAAGGGAGAGCCTTTAGCTTATATCCAAGGGAGCATTGATTTTTATGGCTGTTCTATCCAAGTTAACCCTTTCGTCTTAATTCCTCGGCAAGAAACAGAAATTTTAGTAGATAAAATTTCTACTTATCTATCTCATCAAAAAAAATTAAGTGGAAAAATTCTTTGGGACTTGTGTTCGGGATCTGGCTGTATAGGAATTGCTTTAAAAAAGAAATTTCCTCAATTACATGTCATTTCGAGTGATTTATCTTCTGCCGCATTATCATTAGCGCGTTCGAATGCACAGGATAATCAGGTGGAAGTAGAGTTTTTACAAGGCGATTTACTCGAGCCGTTTGAAGGGCGTAGAGCGCATTTTATTATTTGTAATCCTCCTTACATTTCTGAAGCAGAGTTTAAAGATTTAGATTTAGAGGTGAAAGAGTTTGAACCTAAAATGGCGCTTGTAGGTGGAGAAACTGGTTTAGAAATTTACCAACGACTTGCAGAGATACTTCCTAATTATCTTTATCCTCATGCCAAAATTTGGTTTGAAATTGGCTATAAGCAAGGAGATTCTTTAAAGAAAATTTTCAAAAGCTCATATTGGAAAAGAGCCTTTCTTGAAAATGATTGGGCCGGCCATCATCGCTTCTTTTTCCTTGAAAATGAATGA